TTAAGTGTTACAAGTGCCTTCTTTGGTCCTGGTACTGAACCCTTAACAAGAATCAAACCGTTCTCCACATCAACCTTTACCACTTCAAGGTTCTGTGTTGTAATCTGCTTAGCGCCCATATGTCCAGGCATTCCTTTGCCTTTGAATACATGGCTTGGGTCAGATGATGAACCATTAGATCCCTGATGACGATGGAACTTAGATCCGTGAGCCATAGGACCTCTTGACTGTCCGTGTCTCTTGATCGCACCCTGGAAACCTTTTCCCTTGGAGATTGCTGTTGCGTCAACCTTATCGCCCTCAGCAAAGATATCCGCTTTGATCTCATCTTTTACAGAATAATCAGCTGCATTCTCAAATCTAAACTCCTTTAAGAATCTACCTGCTGTATAAACTTCTCTCTTTTGACCATTGCTCTTTTCAATCGTCTTCTTTTCGATACCAGCCTTGTCAAGGTGACCGGCCTTAGCCTTGTTCACAAGCTTTGTACGGATCTGTCCGTATGCAACCTGTACTGAATTATATCCGTCGTTTTCTTCTGTCTTAACCTGTGTAACTACACATGGTCCAGCCTGAAGAACGGTTACTGGAACCAACACACCAGCTTCATTGAAGATCTGTGTCATTCCAACTTTTGTAGCAAGAACTGCCTTCTTCATTTCAAAATTCCTCCTGATTTTAATCTACAGCGGAGCACTTTCGTGCTCATCCTAGAGCAGGATTATCTACTCTTCATTTTAATATCGATATGAACACCAGCTGGCATCTCAAGACGTGACAATGCGTCAACTGTCTTGTCGCTTGGTGCAACAACATCAATCAATCTCTTATGTGTTCTCTGCTCGAACTGCTCACGAGAGTCCTTATACTTATGAACCGCTCTCAAGATTGTTACTACTTCCTTCTTTGTTGGAAGTGGAACTGGTCCTGACACCTTTGCTCCTGTCTTCTTTACAGTTTCGACAATTTTACTAGCTGAATTGTCTACCAATTGATGGTCATAAGCCTTTAATGTGATTCTCATTACCTGATTTGCCATAAAAAAAGTCGCCTCCTTTTCGCACTTTTTGATTTAAGTACGACAAGCGGTGACTGTACACATTTCCGGGCGTGTCTTCTCTATTCTACCCGAAAAAACTACCTCCCTGTTGGGTTGCTGTTAACTTGTACAGTGACTTGTCGCCAGTTTAGTAACATGACTTTCGCTCCACGGAAAACCCATCCTCTTGAGACGGCAACCTCACGCTTCACAGCTATCAATGTCACAGCTCGTTTATGATAGCACACTCAAGTGTGCTTGACAAGGGCTTTTTTCGGTTTTTTTATTTTTTTCTAAAAAACATTATTACTATAGAAGAAAATCCCTCCACTGAAATTACTATTCCAGCGAAGGGATTTTCCTACAGTGTACACATAATTTCTGTTACAAATAATTGCTTGTTCTGTGTCGTCCAATAGTCCACAACATAGCGTTCAAATACATCACCTCGAATTTGTAATCCCTTTTCTTCCATATATCGATACATCCGCTCATAAGAAGATTCAATCTCTTGTAAATCTCCTATGTGATAGGTAGAAAGAAATTTGCCACCAAATTCTATTTTTTTTAGCCCATGACAAGCACAACTTTGTCCTCTTTGTAATATCGTCGCTTCCTGTGCTTGCCGCCTTCTTTTTTCTTCAAATGAATTGAAGTGCAATATTACCGCTCCCTCCACTTCTTCCCTGTTCATTTCTAACTTCGTCACCCACGGGAGGTTGACAATCGATGTCTTGTAGTCATATTGAAATTCCTGTCTTAGACAACAGTACTCCTCAACAGGAACTTCCTTAATCCGAACCGAAGTGTCATTGTATTCTGCCGCCAGCTTTGCCTCGCCAATTAAATTTCTCCATGCCCTTGCAGCTTGGATTTTATTATCCAACTTTTTTCTCTCCACCTCGAGCTCATCAATCTTCTTTGTCAAACTTGAAGACACCACTTCTAAATCATGCG
This region of Lachnospiraceae bacterium oral taxon 096 genomic DNA includes:
- a CDS encoding MerR family transcriptional regulator; translation: MKRKEKYLIGEVSEICNIPKKTLRYYDDIDVIKPETISKTNSYRYYSLDNMSDIMILKYFKQMGYSLMEVKHILGTHDLEVVSSSLTKKIDELEVERKKLDNKIQAARAWRNLIGEAKLAAEYNDTSVRIKEVPVEEYCCLRQEFQYDYKTSIVNLPWVTKLEMNREEVEGAVILHFNSFEEKRRRQAQEATILQRGQSCACHGLKKIEFGGKFLSTYHIGDLQEIESSYERMYRYMEEKGLQIRGDVFERYVVDYWTTQNKQLFVTEIMCTL
- the rpsJ gene encoding 30S ribosomal protein S10, whose amino-acid sequence is MANQVMRITLKAYDHQLVDNSASKIVETVKKTGAKVSGPVPLPTKKEVVTILRAVHKYKDSREQFEQRTHKRLIDVVAPSDKTVDALSRLEMPAGVHIDIKMKSR
- the rplC gene encoding 50S ribosomal protein L3 — its product is MKKAVLATKVGMTQIFNEAGVLVPVTVLQAGPCVVTQVKTEENDGYNSVQVAYGQIRTKLVNKAKAGHLDKAGIEKKTIEKSNGQKREVYTAGRFLKEFRFENAADYSVKDEIKADIFAEGDKVDATAISKGKGFQGAIKRHGQSRGPMAHGSKFHRHQGSNGSSSDPSHVFKGKGMPGHMGAKQITTQNLEVVKVDVENGLILVKGSVPGPKKALVTLKETVKTN